From the Desulfovibrio sp. Fe33 genome, one window contains:
- the hslV gene encoding ATP-dependent protease subunit HslV, translating into MELRGTTIVAVKDDNGTAVAGDGQVTLGQSVAMKHTARKVRRIYKDKVTIGFAGATADAFTLSERFETKLETYSGNLLRAAVELAKDWRTDKYLRKLEAMLLAADGEHILIISGTGDVIEPDDGVAAIGSGGSYALAAARALQQNTDLPAEAIARKAMEIAADICVYTNNHITIETQAK; encoded by the coding sequence ATGGAACTCAGAGGAACCACCATCGTTGCGGTCAAGGACGACAACGGCACCGCCGTGGCCGGAGACGGCCAGGTGACCTTGGGCCAGAGCGTGGCCATGAAGCATACCGCCCGCAAGGTGCGGCGCATCTACAAGGACAAGGTCACCATCGGCTTCGCCGGGGCCACCGCCGACGCCTTCACCCTGTCCGAGCGTTTCGAGACCAAACTCGAAACGTACTCCGGCAACCTGCTCCGCGCCGCCGTGGAGCTGGCCAAGGACTGGCGCACGGACAAATACCTGCGCAAGCTCGAAGCCATGCTGCTTGCCGCCGACGGTGAACACATCCTGATAATTTCCGGCACCGGCGACGTCATCGAACCCGACGACGGCGTGGCGGCCATCGGCTCCGGCGGCTCCTACGCCCTGGCTGCGGCGCGCGCCCTGCAACAGAACACCGACCTCCCGGCCGAGGCCATCGCCCGCAAGGCCATGGAGATCGCGGCCGACATCTGCGTCTACACCAACAACCACATCACCATCGAGACGCAGGCGAAGTAG
- the hslU gene encoding ATP-dependent protease ATPase subunit HslU gives MSNLTPREIVSELDKYIIGQEAAKRMVAIAMRNRWRRQQLDPELRDEIAPKNIILMGPTGVGKTEIARRLARLTNCPFFKVEATKFTEVGYVGRDVESMIRDLMEIGVNMVRKEETAKVRIKAEKNAEERLLDLLLPGKKPQSVGPMGFFAGGQNGEVEKIEPPKEDNTREKFRQMFRSGQLDEREVEMEVTVQSGASVEIMAIPGMEEMGSNLQNAFSNMFPGKRKARKMKIKDAYQLLIDEEADKLIDPDTVNELARERVEQQGILFIDEMDKIASRHDQGGGGSADVSREGVQRDLLPIVEGSVVNTKYGMVKTDHILFIAAGAFHFAKPSDLIPELQGRFPLREELSSLHKEEFYQILTEPKNALTVQYKALLKTEGVEVDYTKEALEEISAMAEKINEETENIGARRLYTIMEKILAILSYEAPDKSGSKVVIDRDYVVAQLDHVVEDRDLSRYIL, from the coding sequence ATGAGCAATCTGACACCCCGTGAAATCGTATCGGAACTGGACAAATACATCATCGGCCAGGAAGCGGCCAAGCGGATGGTGGCCATCGCCATGCGCAACCGCTGGCGCAGGCAGCAGCTCGACCCGGAGCTGCGTGACGAAATCGCTCCCAAGAACATCATCCTGATGGGCCCCACGGGTGTCGGCAAGACCGAAATCGCCCGCAGACTGGCCCGGCTGACCAACTGCCCGTTCTTCAAGGTCGAAGCCACCAAGTTCACCGAGGTGGGCTACGTGGGCCGCGACGTGGAGTCCATGATCCGCGATCTCATGGAGATCGGAGTGAACATGGTCCGCAAGGAGGAGACCGCAAAGGTCCGCATCAAGGCCGAAAAGAACGCCGAGGAGCGCCTCCTCGACCTGCTCCTGCCGGGCAAGAAGCCGCAGTCCGTCGGTCCCATGGGATTCTTCGCGGGCGGCCAGAACGGCGAGGTTGAGAAGATCGAACCGCCCAAGGAAGACAACACCCGCGAAAAATTCCGCCAGATGTTCCGCTCGGGCCAACTCGACGAACGCGAAGTCGAGATGGAGGTCACGGTCCAGAGCGGGGCCAGCGTGGAAATCATGGCCATTCCCGGCATGGAGGAAATGGGCTCAAACCTGCAAAACGCCTTTTCCAACATGTTCCCCGGCAAGCGCAAGGCCCGCAAAATGAAGATCAAGGACGCCTACCAACTGCTCATCGACGAGGAGGCCGACAAGCTCATCGACCCCGACACCGTCAACGAGCTGGCCCGCGAACGCGTGGAGCAGCAGGGCATCCTGTTCATCGACGAGATGGACAAGATCGCTTCGCGCCACGACCAGGGCGGGGGAGGCTCGGCCGACGTGTCCCGCGAAGGCGTGCAGCGCGACCTGCTGCCCATCGTGGAAGGCAGTGTGGTCAACACCAAGTACGGCATGGTCAAGACCGACCACATCCTCTTCATCGCGGCCGGAGCGTTCCACTTTGCCAAGCCGTCGGACCTGATCCCCGAGCTTCAGGGCCGCTTCCCCCTGCGCGAGGAGCTCTCCTCCCTGCACAAGGAGGAGTTCTACCAGATTCTGACCGAGCCGAAAAACGCGCTGACCGTGCAGTACAAGGCCCTGCTCAAGACCGAAGGCGTGGAGGTGGACTACACCAAGGAAGCGCTTGAGGAGATTTCGGCCATGGCCGAGAAGATCAACGAGGAGACCGAAAACATCGGAGCGCGCAGGCTCTACACCATCATGGAAAAGATCCTGGCCATCCTCTCCTACGAGGCCCCGGACAAATCCGGCAGCAAGGTCGTCATCGACCGCGATTACGTGGTGGCGCAGCTCGACCATGTGGTCGAGGATCGCGACCTGTCGCGCTACATCCTCTAG
- a CDS encoding agmatinase family protein: MKRIPVIGIPLDRNSSYLRGPAKGPFSLVEALHCDSANLWSETGHCLDGLLDHRGALGLGDDADAAFAIIEKAAAEAAENGATPIFLGGDHSVTYPLVKGLRRTTGDFAVLHFDAHPDCYHEFEGNPYSHACPFARIMEEGLCTRLVSVGIRTANGHQREQKEKFGMEWLEMRDRPSWPKLAFDTPVYVSVDLDALDPAFAPGVSHHEPGGLPTRDLLDMLHALDAPVIGADIVELNPDRDLNGVTAMTGAKILKEIAGMMLSAGSGREILSF, from the coding sequence ATGAAGCGCATCCCCGTCATCGGCATCCCCCTGGACCGCAACTCCTCATACCTGCGCGGCCCGGCAAAGGGACCGTTCTCCCTGGTGGAGGCGTTGCATTGCGATTCGGCCAACCTGTGGTCCGAGACCGGCCATTGCCTGGACGGTCTCCTGGACCACAGGGGCGCGCTCGGATTGGGCGACGATGCCGACGCGGCCTTCGCGATCATTGAGAAGGCCGCTGCCGAAGCGGCGGAAAACGGCGCGACGCCCATATTTCTCGGCGGGGACCACTCCGTGACCTATCCCCTGGTCAAAGGACTCCGCCGGACAACGGGCGATTTCGCCGTCCTGCATTTCGACGCCCACCCGGACTGCTACCACGAATTCGAAGGCAACCCGTATTCCCACGCCTGTCCGTTCGCGCGGATCATGGAGGAAGGGCTGTGCACCCGGCTCGTCTCGGTGGGTATCCGCACGGCCAACGGCCATCAGCGGGAGCAGAAGGAAAAGTTCGGCATGGAATGGCTGGAGATGCGCGACCGTCCGTCCTGGCCCAAGCTCGCCTTCGACACCCCGGTCTACGTCAGCGTGGACCTGGACGCCCTGGACCCGGCCTTTGCGCCGGGGGTCTCGCATCATGAACCGGGCGGGCTCCCCACCCGGGACCTGCTGGACATGCTCCACGCCCTGGACGCGCCCGTCATCGGGGCTGACATAGTGGAGTTGAATCCGGACAGGGACCTCAACGGGGTCACGGCCATGACCGGCGCGAAAATCCTGAAGGAGATCGCCGGAATGATGCTGTCGGCAGGCTCCGGCCGCGAAATTCTCTCGTTCTAA
- a CDS encoding sensor histidine kinase, translated as MPARGRKDNTTRIPPGGLRWLIFTRQSRGRHSYPLLGILLLAVFGAVALPLLNSLVIYPAYTKILVGTFEDAARRLAVLTIPPSIKHTRLNRTVLDTPRFLADVYRLETDFGLLKVRVFSPGGTILYSTDTQEIDNVESGPLFTDLVSKGRRYAHLGVLHSKPIHGQTVTIDTVSAFVPLMRGGAFLGAFELVFDVTEPKQQLDRFNAYATAGTFAISFCLLAAVLVLIRQEAAKEHNRRQAEKLREDVDQITRHDIKSPLLGMLNGITYLENFTNVDQEQQEMLNDMRHAANTGMDLINRSLDLYKMEAGNYDYAPAEVDILSVCRRVTNDLSDLARSKGVTVRTLYGDAPLAPEDVLTLSTEENLFYSVLANLVKNAVEASTSDDTVELRIRAREEFTVAVHNPAQVPEAMRANFFDKYATAGKRTGTGLGTYSARLMVEVMGGRINMHSSEEGGTIVTVALPL; from the coding sequence ATGCCCGCACGCGGACGCAAGGACAACACTACCCGCATCCCTCCCGGAGGGCTGCGCTGGCTTATTTTCACCCGGCAGAGCCGGGGCAGGCACAGTTATCCCCTGCTCGGCATCCTGCTCCTGGCCGTATTCGGAGCAGTGGCTCTCCCCCTGCTCAATTCACTCGTCATCTATCCGGCATACACCAAAATACTGGTCGGGACCTTCGAGGATGCAGCGCGACGGCTGGCCGTGCTGACCATCCCTCCCTCCATAAAGCATACCCGCCTCAACCGGACGGTCCTGGACACGCCCCGGTTCCTGGCCGACGTCTACCGGCTGGAGACGGACTTCGGCCTGCTCAAGGTCAGGGTATTCTCGCCCGGCGGAACGATACTCTACTCCACCGACACGCAGGAAATCGACAACGTCGAATCAGGGCCGCTCTTCACCGACCTGGTGTCCAAGGGCAGGCGATACGCCCATCTCGGCGTCCTGCACAGCAAGCCCATTCACGGCCAGACCGTGACCATCGACACGGTTTCGGCCTTCGTTCCCCTCATGCGCGGCGGGGCCTTCCTCGGAGCCTTCGAACTCGTCTTCGACGTAACCGAGCCGAAACAGCAGTTGGACCGGTTCAACGCCTACGCCACGGCGGGCACCTTCGCCATAAGCTTCTGCCTGCTGGCGGCGGTCCTCGTCCTGATCCGCCAGGAAGCGGCCAAGGAGCACAACCGACGCCAGGCCGAGAAACTGCGCGAGGATGTGGACCAGATCACGCGGCACGACATCAAGTCCCCGCTCCTGGGAATGCTCAACGGCATCACCTACCTGGAGAATTTCACCAACGTGGACCAGGAACAGCAGGAGATGCTCAACGACATGCGCCATGCCGCCAACACCGGCATGGACCTGATAAACAGGTCCCTGGACCTCTACAAGATGGAAGCGGGCAACTACGACTACGCCCCTGCGGAAGTGGACATTCTGTCCGTGTGCCGACGGGTGACGAACGACCTGTCGGATCTGGCCCGGAGCAAAGGCGTGACCGTGCGGACCTTGTACGGGGACGCGCCGCTGGCTCCCGAGGACGTTCTGACCCTGTCCACCGAGGAAAACCTGTTCTACTCGGTGCTGGCCAATCTGGTGAAGAACGCCGTCGAGGCGTCGACATCGGATGATACCGTCGAGCTGCGTATTCGGGCCCGGGAGGAATTCACCGTGGCGGTGCACAACCCCGCACAGGTACCCGAGGCCATGCGCGCCAACTTCTTCGACAAATACGCCACCGCCGGGAAACGGACCGGCACGGGACTCGGCACCTACTCAGCCCGGCTCATGGTCGAGGTAATGGGCGGCCGCATCAACATGCATTCTTCCGAAGAAGGCGGCACCATCGTGACCGTCGCCCTTCCCCTTTGA
- a CDS encoding 4-oxalocrotonate tautomerase family protein, protein MPFVNIRITKEGATAEQKKRLIQGVTDLLADVLGKNPKTTFVIIDEVDTDNWGIGGESVTELRKR, encoded by the coding sequence ATGCCGTTCGTCAACATCCGCATCACCAAGGAAGGCGCCACGGCCGAGCAGAAAAAACGGCTCATTCAGGGGGTGACCGACCTTCTGGCCGACGTGCTCGGCAAAAACCCGAAGACCACCTTCGTCATCATCGACGAGGTGGATACGGACAACTGGGGCATCGGGGGCGAAAGCGTCACCGAGCTCAGAAAGCGTTGA
- a CDS encoding acetate--CoA ligase family protein gives MTPKDNLQAFFYPDAVAVIGASATPGKVGHTVVTNMLSAGYTGKLLPVNPKGGEIEGLPVVTDINDLPRGLDLAVISVPPAAVVESVRQLGAIGTKSAIVITAGFKEAGKEGHDLEQALKAACEEYGISLLGPNCLGMINGAAGVNASFSGGQPGLGSIAFFSQSGALCVAILDWALGANIGFSKFISLGNKAVLDEADMLEYLNRDEATKVILGYIENVEHGEEFLKQARRASLNKPVIMIKAGTTAAGAKAASSHTGAIAGSDQSYTTAFHQSGVIRVGDVASLFNLAQAFSSQPLPKGPNLAVVTNAGGPGILAADAADRSRLSMAELSPRTIEKLQEFLPSYAAFYNPVDIVADADARRYRQTLDVIGEDPMVHSILVLLTPTASVEIEKAAEAVIRTARKWSKPVFACFMGKSRMAEARRMLMEAGVPCYAFPEPAVSSIETMYQYYLWKNRPEPEYAEVERDMEAVRRVIDDHLRRRQAEVVEFEARHVLEAYNLPTPKTRLARTSEEAVAAADEIGYPVVLKIASPNISHKTDVGGVKINLYNAVEVEESFKEITARAQRMRRDAYIAGCLVQEMAPPGVREVIIGFKRDEQFGPMLMFGLGGVYVEIMKDISFKLAPLSRQDAFEIVREIKSYMLLKGLKGEKPVNLTELERIIMVMSRLALDLPEVLEAEFNPVLVNHERAMVADVRMTLSV, from the coding sequence TTGACCCCCAAGGACAACCTTCAAGCTTTCTTTTACCCCGATGCCGTGGCCGTCATCGGGGCGTCCGCCACACCCGGCAAGGTGGGGCATACCGTCGTGACCAACATGCTTTCGGCCGGTTACACCGGCAAGCTTCTGCCCGTGAATCCCAAGGGCGGGGAGATCGAGGGCCTGCCCGTCGTCACCGATATCAACGACCTGCCGCGCGGCCTCGATCTGGCGGTTATTTCAGTGCCGCCCGCGGCCGTGGTGGAGTCCGTCCGCCAACTCGGCGCCATCGGGACCAAGTCGGCCATCGTCATCACCGCCGGTTTCAAGGAGGCGGGCAAGGAAGGCCATGACCTGGAGCAGGCGCTCAAGGCGGCGTGCGAAGAGTATGGCATCAGCCTGCTCGGGCCGAACTGCCTGGGAATGATAAACGGCGCGGCCGGGGTCAACGCCTCTTTTTCCGGCGGTCAGCCGGGCCTGGGCTCCATCGCGTTCTTTTCCCAATCCGGAGCCCTGTGTGTGGCCATCCTGGACTGGGCGCTGGGCGCGAACATCGGCTTTTCCAAGTTCATCTCGCTGGGCAACAAGGCGGTCCTGGACGAGGCGGACATGCTCGAATACCTCAACCGGGACGAGGCCACCAAGGTCATCCTCGGCTACATCGAGAACGTCGAGCACGGCGAGGAGTTTCTCAAACAGGCCAGGCGCGCCAGCCTGAACAAGCCGGTAATCATGATTAAGGCGGGCACCACGGCGGCGGGAGCCAAGGCGGCTTCTTCCCACACCGGGGCCATTGCCGGATCGGACCAGAGCTACACGACGGCCTTTCATCAGTCCGGAGTCATCCGCGTCGGGGATGTCGCCAGCCTGTTCAACCTGGCCCAGGCGTTTTCCAGCCAGCCTTTGCCCAAGGGGCCGAACCTCGCCGTGGTCACCAATGCGGGCGGCCCGGGCATCCTTGCCGCCGACGCGGCGGACCGTTCCCGGCTGTCCATGGCCGAGCTGTCGCCCCGGACCATTGAAAAGCTCCAGGAATTTCTTCCCAGCTACGCCGCTTTCTACAACCCGGTGGATATCGTGGCCGACGCCGACGCCAGGCGGTACCGCCAGACATTGGACGTGATCGGCGAGGACCCCATGGTCCATTCCATCCTGGTTCTGCTCACGCCCACCGCCTCGGTGGAGATCGAAAAGGCCGCCGAAGCGGTCATCCGCACGGCCCGCAAGTGGTCCAAGCCGGTTTTCGCCTGCTTCATGGGCAAGAGCCGGATGGCCGAGGCGAGGCGGATGCTCATGGAGGCGGGCGTTCCGTGCTACGCCTTCCCGGAACCGGCTGTTAGCTCCATCGAGACCATGTATCAGTATTATTTGTGGAAAAATCGACCGGAGCCGGAGTATGCCGAGGTCGAGCGGGACATGGAGGCCGTGCGCCGGGTCATCGACGACCATTTGCGCCGCAGGCAGGCCGAGGTGGTCGAGTTCGAAGCCCGGCATGTCCTCGAAGCCTACAACCTGCCCACTCCGAAGACCCGGCTGGCCCGCACCTCGGAGGAGGCCGTGGCCGCGGCCGACGAGATCGGCTATCCCGTGGTCCTCAAGATCGCCTCGCCGAATATCTCGCACAAGACCGACGTGGGCGGGGTCAAGATCAACCTCTACAACGCGGTCGAGGTCGAGGAATCCTTCAAGGAAATCACGGCCCGCGCCCAGCGTATGCGCCGCGACGCCTACATCGCGGGCTGCCTGGTCCAGGAGATGGCGCCCCCCGGCGTGCGCGAGGTCATCATCGGTTTCAAGCGGGACGAGCAGTTCGGCCCCATGCTCATGTTCGGATTGGGCGGGGTGTACGTTGAGATAATGAAGGACATATCCTTCAAGCTCGCGCCCCTGTCCAGGCAGGACGCCTTCGAGATCGTGCGGGAGATCAAGTCCTATATGCTGCTCAAGGGACTCAAGGGCGAAAAGCCCGTGAACTTAACCGAGCTTGAGCGGATCATCATGGTCATGTCCCGGCTGGCGCTGGATTTGCCCGAGGTGCTCGAGGCCGAGTTCAACCCGGTCCTGGTCAACCACGAACGGGCCATGGTGGCCGACGTGCGCATGACCCTGAGCGTCTAG
- a CDS encoding mechanosensitive ion channel domain-containing protein has protein sequence MPQRTMFLVVVLCLFCHLAVPGLASGNSSSAMLLAGSGGSVGEKSHEAGIPPDATADQLNAILASMSDEQVRRLLIEELRRNATPPAPEPGPGGVAGAIVEARQFVQKVRERFAYLFSGAAQAPRLLPETFRKSLLGGDARRPGELGIGLLAVTVLWFLARWFVFRRMAGLRVRIEDVEGGVSLPIKFGRLLLRGAFGLLAVSCVALITLIPYLMIFNEPDKGRPVIFVWLAAMLVVEVIRLAARFVLAPGMGAIRLLPLGDEVAQYLYKWTMRAAWVVAVGILCSSLVNMARGSELVYLLIVAGTGFVVAAMVSLLALWNKRRVAEAIRRAVPPQSLRHQLAGAWHVGVIVYAMGFWFFWVLALLVFGEGAMLTGIYTLLLVPSYLLVDWACQRLVGFAVGLADAPEDDADGDSPVDGVVRIGKFQQFLSLGFRILVLAGAAFLLLKIWGVNLAFGTATVGAGIDILLTLVLAYIFWVFISGYIEKRLKAKEKREDGHGEGEGGGGPGGDRFSTLLQLVKKFIFVGISVITVLIIISSLGVDIGPLIAGASVFGIAIGFGAQTLVKDIISGIFFLMDDAFRVGDYIIVGNAMGTVEEISVRSFKLRHHLGPLYTIPFGSIKEVQNMTRDWAVMKLQYLVPFDTDLGEIKKIIKKINKEVRAVPELNEFMLSDIKSQGVKAMEEYGMRMRVKFMTKPGGQFTLRKLVLAKMRKYFAEAGIEFAKPRVSVHIPERERLTPEEEAHVAAAASQILADEKAAKKKKK, from the coding sequence ATGCCTCAACGAACCATGTTTCTTGTCGTGGTCCTGTGCCTGTTCTGCCATCTGGCCGTACCCGGCCTCGCATCCGGCAATTCGTCGTCGGCCATGCTTCTCGCCGGTTCCGGCGGTTCCGTCGGGGAAAAATCCCACGAGGCGGGTATTCCTCCCGACGCCACCGCGGATCAGCTCAACGCCATTCTGGCTTCCATGAGCGACGAGCAGGTGCGCCGTCTGCTCATCGAGGAATTGCGCAGGAACGCGACGCCGCCCGCGCCGGAGCCGGGTCCCGGCGGCGTGGCCGGAGCCATCGTCGAGGCCCGGCAGTTCGTCCAGAAGGTCCGGGAGCGCTTCGCATATCTCTTTTCCGGCGCGGCCCAGGCCCCCAGGCTGCTGCCTGAAACATTTCGCAAATCCCTGCTGGGCGGGGATGCGCGCCGGCCTGGAGAGCTGGGCATCGGCCTGCTCGCGGTCACGGTGCTTTGGTTTCTCGCTCGCTGGTTCGTGTTCCGCCGCATGGCCGGGCTGCGCGTCCGCATCGAGGATGTGGAAGGGGGCGTTTCCCTGCCGATCAAGTTCGGGCGGCTGTTGTTGCGGGGAGCCTTCGGCCTGCTGGCCGTGTCGTGTGTCGCGCTGATTACCTTGATTCCCTACCTCATGATCTTCAACGAGCCGGACAAGGGGCGTCCGGTCATCTTCGTCTGGCTCGCGGCCATGCTTGTGGTGGAGGTCATCCGGTTGGCCGCACGGTTCGTTCTTGCCCCGGGCATGGGGGCTATCCGGCTTTTGCCCTTGGGCGACGAGGTGGCCCAGTATCTTTACAAGTGGACCATGCGCGCCGCCTGGGTGGTGGCCGTCGGCATCCTGTGCAGTTCCCTGGTGAACATGGCCCGGGGCAGCGAGCTCGTATACCTGCTCATCGTGGCGGGGACCGGATTCGTGGTGGCCGCCATGGTCAGCCTGCTCGCCCTGTGGAACAAGCGGCGGGTGGCAGAGGCCATCCGCAGGGCCGTGCCGCCCCAATCCCTGCGTCATCAACTGGCCGGGGCGTGGCATGTGGGCGTCATCGTCTACGCCATGGGTTTCTGGTTTTTCTGGGTGCTGGCCCTGCTCGTATTCGGCGAAGGCGCGATGCTTACCGGCATTTACACCCTGCTCCTGGTGCCCTCCTACCTGCTGGTGGACTGGGCCTGCCAACGGCTGGTCGGTTTCGCGGTGGGGCTGGCGGACGCCCCCGAGGATGATGCGGACGGAGATTCGCCTGTGGATGGCGTGGTTCGTATCGGAAAATTCCAGCAATTCCTCTCTCTTGGTTTCCGCATTTTGGTGCTGGCCGGAGCCGCTTTCCTGCTGCTCAAAATATGGGGCGTCAACCTGGCATTCGGAACGGCCACGGTGGGGGCGGGCATAGACATCCTGCTTACGTTGGTTCTGGCCTATATTTTCTGGGTCTTCATTTCCGGGTATATCGAGAAGCGGCTCAAGGCCAAGGAAAAGCGCGAAGATGGCCACGGCGAGGGCGAAGGAGGCGGGGGCCCCGGCGGCGACCGTTTTTCCACCCTGCTGCAACTGGTCAAGAAGTTCATCTTCGTGGGCATTTCCGTGATTACCGTGCTGATAATCATCTCGTCCCTCGGCGTGGACATCGGGCCGCTCATCGCGGGCGCGTCGGTCTTCGGCATTGCCATCGGCTTCGGCGCTCAAACCCTGGTCAAGGATATCATTTCAGGCATCTTTTTCCTCATGGACGACGCCTTCCGGGTGGGAGACTACATCATTGTGGGCAACGCCATGGGCACGGTGGAGGAAATATCGGTCCGCTCCTTCAAGTTGCGGCATCATCTCGGGCCGCTGTACACCATCCCGTTCGGCTCCATCAAAGAAGTCCAGAACATGACCCGCGATTGGGCGGTGATGAAGCTGCAATACCTGGTCCCGTTCGACACGGACCTGGGCGAGATCAAGAAGATCATCAAGAAGATCAACAAGGAAGTCAGGGCGGTGCCGGAACTCAATGAGTTCATGCTTTCGGATATCAAGAGCCAGGGCGTCAAGGCCATGGAAGAATACGGTATGCGTATGCGGGTCAAGTTCATGACCAAGCCGGGCGGGCAGTTCACGCTGCGCAAGCTGGTCCTTGCCAAGATGCGCAAGTACTTCGCGGAAGCGGGCATCGAGTTCGCCAAGCCCAGGGTTTCCGTGCATATCCCCGAGCGGGAGAGGTTGACTCCGGAGGAAGAGGCGCATGTGGCGGCCGCCGCTTCCCAGATCCTGGCCGACGAAAAGGCCGCCAAGAAGAAAAAGAAATAA
- a CDS encoding MBL fold metallo-hydrolase encodes MQCEIIYIHHNAFVMRTDRRTFLFDYPEDEHLPEGAGDLVRRIVSGADLAVFISHGHGDHCNGNLGSVTGAAARVRYVISDDVGELRPEALPGNGETLLIEPDEARVFDGMAVETLMSNDLGVAFLVEDGGFRFYYGGDLAEWIWPGASSREAAFTERFFREAMERARDFRPHVAFADVDPRLDNLAGGLKARRIINASVFVPMHAFGDVSAFSVLAGDAESGGSRLFSYSGMGDSMQFYF; translated from the coding sequence ATGCAGTGCGAAATCATCTATATCCATCACAACGCGTTTGTCATGCGGACGGACCGGCGCACCTTCCTGTTCGATTACCCCGAGGACGAGCATTTGCCCGAGGGCGCGGGGGATCTGGTCCGCCGGATCGTGTCCGGCGCTGATCTGGCCGTATTCATCTCCCATGGCCACGGAGACCATTGCAACGGGAACCTCGGCTCGGTGACGGGCGCTGCCGCGCGGGTGCGCTACGTCATTTCGGACGACGTGGGCGAGCTCAGGCCCGAGGCTCTCCCGGGGAACGGCGAAACGCTCCTGATCGAGCCCGACGAGGCCCGCGTTTTCGATGGCATGGCCGTGGAGACTCTGATGTCCAACGATCTGGGGGTGGCCTTCCTGGTGGAAGACGGGGGCTTTCGTTTCTACTACGGCGGCGACCTGGCCGAATGGATTTGGCCCGGCGCGTCGTCTCGCGAGGCGGCCTTTACTGAACGTTTTTTCAGGGAGGCCATGGAGCGGGCGCGGGATTTCAGGCCGCACGTGGCCTTTGCCGATGTCGATCCCAGGCTCGACAATCTGGCCGGGGGCCTGAAGGCGCGCCGAATCATCAATGCGTCCGTGTTCGTGCCCATGCACGCCTTCGGCGACGTCTCGGCGTTTTCCGTTTTGGCGGGCGATGCGGAATCGGGCGGCTCCCGATTGTTTTCCTACTCCGGAATGGGGGATTCGATGCAGTTCTATTTTTAG